From the Musa acuminata AAA Group cultivar baxijiao chromosome BXJ1-2, Cavendish_Baxijiao_AAA, whole genome shotgun sequence genome, one window contains:
- the LOC135608421 gene encoding probable serine/threonine-protein kinase PBL15 yields MPRPWRPIAAAKCCTADDHVVLGNLSRCRPTRADLSKKVAELRFFRRLSSSDLGSSPCSARLNANDEFSHSFGAGLYAFQLSELKAITHDFSSNFLLGEGGFGTVHKGYIDERMRPGLKAQAVAVKLLDVEGLQGHREWLAEVIFLGQFRHPHLVKLIGYCCEDEERLLVYEFMPRGSLENHLFRRISMALSWGTRLKIAIGAAKGLAFLHGAEKPVIYRDFKTSNILLDHDFTAKLSDFGLAKMGPEGEDTHVTTRVMGTHGYAAPEYVMTGHLTTKSDVYSYGVVLLELLTGRRAMDKTKPKNEEKLVDWAKPYLTSSRRLRCIMDHRLAGSYSTKGSREVASLALRCISPNPKDRPQMSTVVETLEGLQHLKDMAVSSGAWPPIVGRHAISAKTKLDNMANARRRSISTKLA; encoded by the exons ATGCCGAGGCCATGGAGGCCGATCGCTGCCGCCAAGTGCTGCACCGCGGACGACCACGTGGTGTTGGGGAACCTGAGCCGCTGCCGGCCGACGCGAGCAGACCTCTCCAAGAAGGTGGCGGAGCTGCGGTTCTTCCGCCGTCTCTCCTCGTCGGATCTCGGCAGCAGCCCCTGCTCGGCTCGGTTGAACGCCAACGACGAGTTCTCGCACTCGTTCGGCGCGGGCCTGTACGCCTTCCAGCTGAGCGAGCTAAAGGCCATCACGCACGACTTCTCCAGCAACTTCTTGCTCGGGGAGGGCGGCTTCGGCACCGTGCATAAGGGCTACATCGACGAGAGGATGCGGCCCGGGCTCAAAGCTCAGGCCGTCGCCGTCAAGCTCTTGGATGTCGAGGGGCTACAGGGGCACAGGGAATGGCTG GCAGAGGTGATATTTCTGGGGCAGTTCAGGCATCCGCATCTGGTGAAGCTCATCGGCTACTGCTGCGAGGACGAGGAGCGTCTTCTCGTCTATGAATTCATGCCTCGTGGCAGCCTCGAGAACCATCTCTTTAGGA GGATATCCATGGCTCTGTCATGGGGAACGAGGCTAAAGATTGCGATTGGAGCTGCAAAGGGCCTCGCCTTCTTACACGGCGCCGAGAAGCCCGTCATTTACAGAGACTTCAAGACCTCTAATATCCTGCTGGATCAT GACTTCACTGCAAAGCTCTCTGATTTCGGGCTGGCAAAGATGGGCCCTGAGGGCGAAGACACCCATGTCACGACGAGGGTGATGGGAACTCACGGCTACGCCGCTCCCGAGTACGTCATGACAG GGCACTTGACGACCAAGAGCGACGTGTATAGCTACGGCGTCGTGTTGCTGGAGCTGTTAACGGGAAGGAGAGCCATGGACAAGACGAAGCCCAAGAACGAGGAGAAGCTGGTGGACTGGGCTAAGCCCTACTTGACCAGCAGCAGGAGACTACGCTGCATCATGGATCATAGGCTTGCAGGGAGTTACTCCACCAAAGGATCTCGTGAGGTGGCGTCGCTGGCACTGCGATGCATCAGCCCTAATCCAAAAGACAGGCCTCAGATGTCGACGGTGGTCGAGACTCTCGAAGGACTGCAGCACCTCAAAGACATGGCGGTGAGCTCAGGTGCATGGCCTCCCATCGTTGGCAGGCATGCAATTTCGGCTAAAACGAAGCTGGACAACATGGCGAATGCCCGCCGAAGGAGCATCTCCACCAAATTAGCTTGA